One segment of Rhinatrema bivittatum chromosome 14, aRhiBiv1.1, whole genome shotgun sequence DNA contains the following:
- the LOC115075675 gene encoding uncharacterized protein LOC115075675 codes for MDTDADSCKDAEAQLIPSEPEVKGQHELKVAVVGTPGSRAEAVAELIKSTFSWEESVHPARRKLAFSLLLEIPDLDCDGYAQLLPRALYDIVIVVFDVGLAERHQRLATHLLKANRCLLLVRTVGEHETGAALSEEERKSAGDLPVQGAYSPRIFQVSPPDQSKFDFPELFEILQRETLLCPRMETSRTEAPASTEPSTPSGEKGDVSVMIAGEAGVGKTSLINAILGLTDGGHQEIVVSQMCPKDPVLHMHPSHPNFFLWKLRVDSKDPASHPEKWVAEADILVLVTAGQFCEWHAAQAKRVLALNKMVYFARSKVDLDLHTAKRKMKANYKELKVLQVLKSIEVEFLQSQGIKDPEIFQLSSYEPYKLDCLRLQQVLKENVRTCESSHRILNSDYVIIDEKEIEEIKAAYERGGVTAVVDRIQHSLDLILNTKLAIGITGESGAGKSSFVNALLGLQDDDPGAAEVGVIECTRAPQEYSHPKYCNVKIWDLPGVGTPSFKVEDYLELVNFHIYDFFIILASERFKENHIKLAKEINKQGKSFYFVRTKVDNDLEAMKRSRRQPVDEEAILEKIRNNCQENLEREGLENMKVFLLSSHKLEKYDFQRFQETMEQELPAHKKQAFLLSLPNLSESIIQKKKQLLSQEIFKLAVISSLVAAVPIPGIAFVCDISMLLARLSTYRKDFDLDNESLAKVAEKSRKSVEELKAVIQSPLGKAINQDLVVHMLSKATGTGLVVANLFFHRIPIFGSVASGGIAFRATYAMLTQALEDLAMDSQRVLVKAFETDV; via the exons ATGGACACAGACGCTGACTCATGCAAGGATGCAGAAGCTCAGTTGATCCCCAGCGAGCCGGAGGTGAAAGGTCAACATGAGCTGAAGGTGGCAGTGGTGGGGACCCCAGGCTCCAGGGCCGAGGCTGTGGCTGAGTTGATCAAGAGCACATTCTCTTGGGAAGAATCCGTCCACCCTGCCCGAAGGAAGCTCGCCTTCTCGCTGCTTCTGGAGATCCCGGATTTGGACTGCGATGGCTATGCTCAGCTGCTTCCACGGGCTCTCTATGACATTGTTATCGTTGTCTTTGACGTGGGGTTAGCAGAGAGGCATCAGCGACTTGCCACACACCTGCTAAAGGCCAACAGGTGCCTGCTGCTTGTCCGTACTGTGGGAGAGCATGAAACAGGAGCAGCCCTAAGCGAGGAGGAAAGAAAGAGTGCCGGAGACCTTCCAGTGCAGGGTGCATATTCCCCTAGGATCTTCCAGGTCTCCCCACCAGACCAAAGCAAATTTGACTTCCCGGAGCTTTTCGAAATCCTACAGAGAGAAACATTACTCTGTCCCAG GATGGAAACATCAAGGACGGAGGCACCAGCGAGTACAGAACCCAGCACGCCGTCCGGGGAGAAAGGAGATGTCTCTGTTATGATCGCTGGAGAAGCCGGGGTTGGGAAAACTTCCCTCATAAATGCCATCCTGGGTCTGACTGATGGAGGGCACCAAGAGATAGTGGTGTCCCAGATGTGCCCCAAGGACCCTGTCCTTCACATGCACCCTTCTCACCCTAACTTCTTCTTGTGGAAGCTGAGGGTCGACAGCAAGGATCCTGCCAGCCACCCAGAGAAGTGGGTGGCTGAGGCGGACATTCTGGTGCTAGTTACCGCTGGCCAGTTCTGCGAGTGGCATGCAGCCCAAGCCAAAAGGGTCCTAGCACTGAACAAGATGGTCTATTTTGCCCGCAGCAAGGTGGACCTGGACCTTCACACTGCCAAACGTAAGATGAAGGCCAACTACAAGGAGCTAAAGGTTCTGCAGGTGTTGAAGAGCATTGAGGTAGAGTTCCTCCAGAGTCAGGGCATAAAGGACCCTGAGATCTTTCAGCTGTCCAGTTATGAGCCCTATAAGTTGGACTGTCTACGGCTACAGCAAGTCCTCAAGGAAAACGTCCGAACATGTGAAAG TTCCCACCGAATTTTAAACTCAGATTATGTCATCATCGATGAGAAGGAGATTGAGGAAATTAAGGCAGCCTATGAACGCGGCGGAGTGACAGCAGTGGTGGACCGTATCCAACACAGCCTGGACCTCATCCTGAACACCAAGCTGGCCATTGGCATCACTGGGGAATCTGGTGCTGGGAAGTCCAGCTTTGTCAATGCCCTCCTGGGGCTTCAAGATGATGACCCAGGAGCAGCGGAAGTTGGTGTTATAGAATGTACCCGTGCTCCCCAAGAGTACTCTCACCCCAAGTACTGCAATGTCAAGATCTGGGACCTTCCTGGGGTTGGCACCCCCTCATTCAAAGTAGAAGACTACCTAGAGCTTGTGAACTTCCACATCTATGACTTCTTCATCATTCTTGCCTCAGAGCGCTTCAAGGAGAACCATATCAAGTTGGCCAAGGAGATAAACAAGCAGGGCAAGAGTTTCTACTTTGTTCGGACCAAGGTGGACAATGACCTGGAAGCAATGAAAAGGAGCAGAAGGCAGCCTGTGGATGAGGAAGCCATCCTGGAAAAGATCAGAAATAACTGCCAGGAAAACCTAGAGAGGGAAGGTCTGGAAAATATGAAGGTCTTTCTTTTGTCCAGCCACAAGCTGGAGAAATATGACTTCCAGAGGTTTCAGGAGACCATGGAACAGGAGCTCCCAGCACATAAGAAGCAGGCgttcctcctctcccttcccaatCTCTCTGAGAGCATCATCCAAAAGAAGAAGCAGCTGCTGAGCCAAGAGATATTTAAGTTAGCAGTGATATCGAGTCTTGTAGCTGCAGTGCCCATCCCAGGCATTGCCTTTGTCTGCGATATCTCCATGCTGTTGGCGAGGTTGTCCACCTACCGTAAGGACTTTGACCTGGATAATGAATCCTTGGCCAAAGTGGCCGAAAAGTCTAGAAAGTCTGTGGAGGAGCTGAAAGCTGTGATccagagccctctggggaaagCTATAAACCAGGACCTAGTGGTGCACATGCTCTCCAAGGCCACGGGAACTGGGCTTGTGGTAGCTAATCTCTTCTTCCACCGAATTCCCATCTTTGGCTCAGTGGCATCAGGAGGCATTGCCTTCCGAGCCACTTATGCAATGCTGACCCAGGCCCTTGAAGATCTTGCTATGGACTCCCAAAGAGTCTTGGTAAAGGCCTTTGAGACAGACGTCTAA